A single region of the Polyodon spathula isolate WHYD16114869_AA chromosome 12, ASM1765450v1, whole genome shotgun sequence genome encodes:
- the LOC121324802 gene encoding bone morphogenetic protein 4-like isoform X2 translates to MDCFHMLYFLSRRPRPSHSAVVPRYMLDLYRLQSGETEEAGEHGTTFEYPEKSASRANTVRGFHHEEHLERVLDSTAPLRFLFNLSSIPEDEILSSAELRLYRQQIEGAGLGGEEGGFHRINVYEILKPPQTGTGQLITRLLDTRLVHHNATRWESFDVSPAVLRWTRDRLPNHGLALEVLHLNSTPTQQGRHVRISRSLHPGAAEGWSQLRPLLVTFSHDGKGHPLTRRTKRSPRPRGRKKNRNCRRHELYVDFSDVGWNDWIVAPPGYQAYFCHGDCPFPLADHLNSTNHAIVQTLVNSVNAEIPRACCVPTELSAISMLYLDEHDKVVLKNYQEMVVEGCGCR, encoded by the exons ATGGACTGTTTTCACATGCTCTATTTTCTGTCT AGACGGCCCAGGCCCAGCCACTCAGCCGTCGTGCCCCGGTATATGCTGGATCTCTATCGTCTTCAGTCTGGAGAGACGGAGGAGGCAGGAGAACACGGCACGACGTTCGAGTATCCAGAGAAGTCTGCCAGCCGAGCAAACACAGTGAGAGGATTCCACCACGAAg AGCACCTGGAGCGTGTGCTGGACTCGACAGCTCCACTGCGCTTCCTCTTCAACCTGAGCAGCATCCCAGAGGACGAGATTCTATCATCAGCAGAACTCCGGCTGTACCGCCAGCAGATCGAGGGGGCAGGGCTGGGCGGGGAAGAGGGGGGCTTCCATCGAATCAACGTCTACGAGATCCTCAAGCCCCCCCAGACGGGCACAGGGCAGCTCATCACGCGGCTCCTGGACACGCGTCTGGTCCACCACAATGCCACACGTTGGGAGAGCTTTGACGTGAGCCCCGCGGTCCTGCGCTGGACACGAGACAGACTGCCCAACCACGGCCTGGCCCTGGAGGTGCTGCACCTCAACAGCACCCCCACGCAGCAGGGCCGGCACGTGCGCATCAGCCGCTCGCTGCACCCAGGCGCCGCTGAGGGTTGGTCGCAGCTACGCCCCCTGCTGGTCACGTTCAGCCACGATGGCAAGGGCCACCCGCTGACTCGGCGGACCAAACGCAGCCCCAGGCCGCGGGGCCGCAAGAAAAACCGGAACTGCCGGCGACACGAACTGTACGTGGATTTCAGCGACGTGGGCTGGAATGACTGGATAGTGGCGCCCCCTGGCTACCAGGCTTATTTCTGCCACGGGGATTGCCCCTTCCCCCTGGCGGACCACCTGAACTCCACCAACCACGCGATCGTGCAGACTCTGGTGAACTCAGTGAATGCTGAAATCCCCAGGGCGTGCTGTGTGCCCACGGAGCTCAGTGCAATCTCCATGCTGTACCTCGATGAGCACGACAAGGTGGTTCTCAAGAACTATCAGGAGATGGTGGTGGAGGGCTGTGGCTGCCGCTGA
- the LOC121324802 gene encoding bone morphogenetic protein 4-like isoform X1: MIPGNRMLMVILLCRVLLGESSHASLIPEEAKIKASEPQGSRSGQSHELLQDFEATLLHMFGLQRRPRPSHSAVVPRYMLDLYRLQSGETEEAGEHGTTFEYPEKSASRANTVRGFHHEEHLERVLDSTAPLRFLFNLSSIPEDEILSSAELRLYRQQIEGAGLGGEEGGFHRINVYEILKPPQTGTGQLITRLLDTRLVHHNATRWESFDVSPAVLRWTRDRLPNHGLALEVLHLNSTPTQQGRHVRISRSLHPGAAEGWSQLRPLLVTFSHDGKGHPLTRRTKRSPRPRGRKKNRNCRRHELYVDFSDVGWNDWIVAPPGYQAYFCHGDCPFPLADHLNSTNHAIVQTLVNSVNAEIPRACCVPTELSAISMLYLDEHDKVVLKNYQEMVVEGCGCR, encoded by the exons ATGATTCCTGGTAATCGAATGCTGATGGTAATTCTATTATGCCGAGTCCTTCTAGGGGAAAGCAGCCATGCTAGTCTAATACCAGAGGAAGCTAAAATAAAAGCGTCAGAGCCGCAGGGTAGTCGCTCTGGGCAAAGCCATGAACTGTTACAGGACTTCGAGGCTACTTTGTTGCACATGTTTGGCCTGCAGAGACGGCCCAGGCCCAGCCACTCAGCCGTCGTGCCCCGGTATATGCTGGATCTCTATCGTCTTCAGTCTGGAGAGACGGAGGAGGCAGGAGAACACGGCACGACGTTCGAGTATCCAGAGAAGTCTGCCAGCCGAGCAAACACAGTGAGAGGATTCCACCACGAAg AGCACCTGGAGCGTGTGCTGGACTCGACAGCTCCACTGCGCTTCCTCTTCAACCTGAGCAGCATCCCAGAGGACGAGATTCTATCATCAGCAGAACTCCGGCTGTACCGCCAGCAGATCGAGGGGGCAGGGCTGGGCGGGGAAGAGGGGGGCTTCCATCGAATCAACGTCTACGAGATCCTCAAGCCCCCCCAGACGGGCACAGGGCAGCTCATCACGCGGCTCCTGGACACGCGTCTGGTCCACCACAATGCCACACGTTGGGAGAGCTTTGACGTGAGCCCCGCGGTCCTGCGCTGGACACGAGACAGACTGCCCAACCACGGCCTGGCCCTGGAGGTGCTGCACCTCAACAGCACCCCCACGCAGCAGGGCCGGCACGTGCGCATCAGCCGCTCGCTGCACCCAGGCGCCGCTGAGGGTTGGTCGCAGCTACGCCCCCTGCTGGTCACGTTCAGCCACGATGGCAAGGGCCACCCGCTGACTCGGCGGACCAAACGCAGCCCCAGGCCGCGGGGCCGCAAGAAAAACCGGAACTGCCGGCGACACGAACTGTACGTGGATTTCAGCGACGTGGGCTGGAATGACTGGATAGTGGCGCCCCCTGGCTACCAGGCTTATTTCTGCCACGGGGATTGCCCCTTCCCCCTGGCGGACCACCTGAACTCCACCAACCACGCGATCGTGCAGACTCTGGTGAACTCAGTGAATGCTGAAATCCCCAGGGCGTGCTGTGTGCCCACGGAGCTCAGTGCAATCTCCATGCTGTACCTCGATGAGCACGACAAGGTGGTTCTCAAGAACTATCAGGAGATGGTGGTGGAGGGCTGTGGCTGCCGCTGA